The following are from one region of the Mus caroli unplaced genomic scaffold, CAROLI_EIJ_v1.1 scaffold_23715_1, whole genome shotgun sequence genome:
- the LOC110288452 gene encoding putative olfactory receptor 56B2 codes for MFQILRDSNSSRFQVSEFILMGFPGIHSWQHWLSLLLALLYVLALIANILIVTVIYQETSLHQSMYHFLGILAIVDIGLPTTIMPKILAILWFNDNNISLPECFAIHCFVGMESGIFVCMAIDRYVTIHRPLRYSSIVTESFVVKATVIMAFRNFVAPMSVPVLAAQRNYCSWNQINHCFCTNLGVTSLACDDRKIDSINQLFLAWKVMGSDLGLIVVSYALILQSVLRLNSPEAASKALSTCTSHLILIFFFYTVIIVMSITHSAKMTVPVIPLLLNMLYNVIPLL; via the coding sequence ATGTTCCAGATCCTCAGAGATTCCAACAGCTCTAGGTTCCAGGTGTCTGAGTTCATTCTCATGGGATTTCCAGGTATCCACAGCTGGCAGCActggctctccctcctcctggctctgctctaTGTCTTGGCTCTCATTGCCAACATACTTATTGTGACTGTCATTTACCAAGAGACATCACTACACCAGTCTATGTACCATTTCCTGGGCATTCTTGCTATTGTGGACATAGGCCTGCCAACTACTATCATGCCCAAGATTTTAGCCATCTTGTGGTTCAATGATAACAACATCAGCCTCCCTGAGTGCTTTGCCATTCATTGCTTTGTTGGCATGGAGTCAGGTATCTTTGTCTGCATGGCTATAGATAGGTATGTgacaattcacagaccactgaGATACTCGTCAATAGTTACTGAATCTTTTGTGGTTAAAGCAACTGTGATAATGGCCTTCAGAAATTTTGTGGCTCCCATGTCAGTACCTGTGTTGGCTGCTCAGAGAAATTACTGTTCCTGGAATCAAATCAACCACTGTTTTTGTACTAACCTTGGGGTCACTAGCCTTGCCTGTGATGACAGGAAAATTGACAGCATTAACCAGCTCTTCCTGGCATGGAAAGTCATGGGAAGTGACCTTGGTTTAATTGTGGTTTCTTATGCTTTGATTCTTCAGTCTGTGCTTAGGCTGAACTCTCCAGAAGCTGCATCTAAAGCCTTAAGTACCTGTACTTCTCACCTCATTCTAATCTTTTTCTTCTACACTGTTATCATTGTCATGTCCATCACCCACAGTGCAAAAATGACAGTTCCTGTCATCCCACTTCTGCTGAACATGCTGTACAATGTTATTCCCCTGCTCTGA